The sequence below is a genomic window from Aspergillus nidulans FGSC A4 chromosome V.
CTGGTGCTTCCAGTCGGATAGAGTGGAATGTGCACCGTTGAGTGCGATGGAGTAGGAGGTCCCGATGACGACGGTGAGTATGGATCGGTAACCCATAAACTACAAAAGTCAGCACTGCATAACCGCTGAAGGACGGCAAACCTACCGATGTGACCTAGTGGCTACAACTTTAGCCACCGTATGGGCCAGAGTCGAACCCGGGTTAACATGGAAAACAGGGAATGAATCTTTGCCTTCTTGAAGGCCGCGTGCCGAGAGAATTACGGAGATGAAATGTGTGCATGTATTGCTTAGGAGAGGGAGTGATGATGACCTCGTGAGGAGCTATGCGAGTCAGCAAGAATCTAGGCACGAACGGCTTACATACCTTAACATCCGTGGTAGATATGTTTCCGACAACATTGAAATGATTGTCGACAACAGCCACAGAAGATATACCTTCACTGTGCATCAGCTGCAACGCTTCGGAGAGCATTTTGTCACCACTACGAACGTCAGCGTGCGTAATCCAATGCCGTCAAGAACATACTTGATAGAGATGACCCTGTGAGATCCGATCTTTAAATCTCGCAAGGACTGCGGGTACAGCTGGTCAAGTACTGGAAAACACCGACCATTCTCCCAGAGAAACTTGACGAGCCGAAATTGACTAACAATGCCTATGACTTCGCTGTCTCGGTGTTCATCAATGACGACCACACGGTGTACACCCCCTCCAAACGTTTCGACTGCCATCATCAAACTGGCAGACGACGGAAGCGTCGTCAACGGTTCCTTCCTCCCAAGCTCCTTCACGTCTCTCATCGGAATTGGAATATTATCGCGGGCCTTGCGAGCAAGCTCCTCGTAAGCAGGAAGCAGGTCTTCATCTGGCCTGGTTAGACCGGCTGCAAGTAGTAGGTACGTATTGAGATCGCTATAATCAAAGGTCCCAACGGCTGTTTTGTGTTCGGGTGTCTCGCGAATCAACAATACTGGTGCGTCTGTGTCAATGAGGATCTATTACCCACAAGCCATTAGCCTAGTGAAGCTGCAAGACGCTGGTGGTAATACATTCGTGGCTTCCTCAATACCAGTATCTACCTCCACGAACCTCAAGTCATCTGGGCTCACTAGCTCCCCGATTGAGATTTCCCGCCAATCTCGGCCAGCAAACACAGGGTTCATATTGtgcggagctggaggattgTCTATCAAGCTCTGTATAGCGGCTTGCGTGAGTGAGGGTTGCCGTCTGGCGCGCGGGGACCCAGGTGCTGCGCGGAGAGACTCGCTAAAGCTCTGCCGGTGTTGGTGGTTCGAGGCGTGGGATAATCGAGGGGTCCGCCCTCCAATTGAAGGAGGGCGAGAGTCAACGCTGGATCGTGGAGACGCAGTGTTTGAGCCATTCGAGCTCTCTGGAACTTCGAGCGACTGTTCGGCCATGGTCGAGTCGTTGATTGCGGGGAGACTTGCTCCTCCACTCTTCGAATACCCACAGGTCACTGGTCGAATCGCTGAGAAGGGGGATGCTCTCAGGCAAATAGATGAGCTCCAATACAGTAGATAGAGAGGTGAATAGATAAATGGCTCAGCTGTCAACCTTCGAATGGGAGATGTCGAGCAGAAGTTTGGAGGACACGGCGTTGCGGGGGAAGCGGCGGTCGGGTGCCAGCGGCCAAGCGGCCAATGAGACCATGGCCCGCTATCGCCATTTTTTATTTCAAAGAAGATTACGAGCAAGTAGATACTCGCGGCCGTGAGTCTAAGATGATAATTGATGAGGAGTTGGCCTTGCAGAGTAGGAAAGCACGGCCTCGCGTTGAATACGGAGAGAGGTATGATTATGCACTTCTACAGCTGACATCATTCAGGCAACTTCCAGCTTTCATGCCTCTGGTATAGATAGGATAGCTAGAAAAAGCTGCTAAGCACATCACCAATATCCCGAGTGCGGTCCTTCATAACGGCCTTTCCCCTCCGAGACTGTTCGCGCGGACATTCGACGGCCCATTTTCGCTTCCTGGTCGTTAGGTCAGGATCTCCCACAGGAGCGCCGCCTGTGCGCTGGAGATACATGGTCGAGTATGGTGCGCGGACTGATTCACGGGAATCTTTCAGCTCGCCGATCTGGAAGTCCAGTATTGGTCTTTCTGCTGGTATTGAGTCAGCGCCAGCTGCCTTACAGATAGCTTCGTAGTATTCGTGGAGAGTAGCCGGTGCAGATCGCTTCACCTCTGCAACCGTCCATCCATCCACATCGCCACCAGAGAGTGCAGACTCGAATCCAGGGCATCCGAATGCGATGACCGCTTGCAATTTCGGGAACGATCTCATATAGTGAAGTGCTATCTTCGATAGACTTGTCTGATGCCGTAGAACCAGGACTCGCAGATGCGAGAATGCCTCTCCCGTCTGAGCCGATTCGCTCCAGGAGCGAACTATCCGGTCAGTCAGAGCCGTTGACTGTAGGTCGGTGCTATCAAGCCATGTGTCCGGTCTTGCGGGTGTGGCAACATCTAGCGCACACAGATTCTTTATCTCGGAAATCCCAACGATTTCAGGCACTCGAGCATATGATGTTGCCAGGGTCAATACAACCCGCCAGCTCAGGCTATCGCTCTTCACCAGTCCCAGGTACTCCCTCATGGAAAGCTTAGGACCCTCAATCTTCAATGAGCGGTATTGTTCCAATTCTGCAAACTGAGTTGGATAAACTGTGGCGAGAAGTTTCCACATATGCAAAGTCTGTCTCTTACTGGTGTTGTGCATAAGCTAGGGTATAATGCATTTATGGGCTTACTCACCACCTACCCAGAAAAGCCCATATATCGCTAGCAATACTCCATGGCACGTTCGTGAACAGCGACGGCATCAGGTTCCTCTGGTCTAAGAGAAGTTTTCTCATGGCGATATGCCTCAGCGGAGATGCCTCGAAAACGCTCCCTTCCTCAAACCCTCTTGGTAGATATGGCGACTCATGAACCCATGCTGGGCCGTTCGAATGCGCAACTGCCGGGGCCGAAACAGTTTCTATGTATACCTGGCCAGTGTTCTGATTTACTATCAGATTTTTTGGCCTCCCAAATGATGCCCTGAGCATGCTGCAAATGGTGCTCAATTCACCCGACTTTCTCGTAAGGTGTCTGCTCTAAGTAATGCAATTGCCCTAGAAACAAGGCCATTGAATTCGAGAGTCGTTTGACGATAGTCGAATTCACAACGGGTTTCGTGCGTTGATTGTTCTCAGGAGTTGTTCAATGTCAAGGGAAGTTCACGTGATTATGCACCATTAGGAATACAGCCTCCGCAAAAGTCAAGTTTCGCTTCTTCAGTTTACCCTCcgatgatatcgagctctTGATCCTCGAATGTGCGCTCTCTGGGACTattcaggagaagagaaatgatAAATTGACGGCGTCAAGATGGAATACATTTGGCTTCACTCCTGCCTTGTCGAACTTGTCGATGAATCACACGCTCACTAACCAGGCTGTCACTTACATTCCCGAATTCCGTCGCTGACATCGAGATAAAGTGATAGGAATGCATGATGCACCAGATGTGCAGATGTGGTGCAAAGTATCTGTGTCACAGCCAATCTATACTGATGATTACTCCAACTCTGCTTATCCGCCTTAGACACTGAGATTAGGTATGGGATATTCCGGAAGGAGTATATTATCCACAGTCGTTGCCTATAACCTAAGCGCCGCATTGCG
It includes:
- a CDS encoding uncharacterized protein (transcript_id=CADANIAT00003355), which produces MGFSGKRQTLHMWKLLATVYPTQFAELEQYRSLKIEGPKLSMREYLGLVKSDSLSWRVVLTLATSYARVPEIVGISEIKNLCALDVATPARPDTWLDSTDLQSTALTDRIVRSWSESAQTGEAFSHLRVLVLRHQTSLSKIALHYMRSFPKLQAVIAFGCPGFESALSGGDVDGWTVAEVKRSAPATLHEYYEAICKAAGADSIPAERPILDFQIGELKDSRESVRAPYSTMYLQRTGGAPVGDPDLTTRKRKWAVECPREQSRRGKAVMKDRTRDIGDVLSSFF
- a CDS encoding uncharacterized protein (transcript_id=CADANIAT00003354) codes for the protein MAEQSLEVPESSNGSNTASPRSSVDSRPPSIGGRTPRLSHASNHQHRQSFSESLRAAPGSPRARRQPSLTQAAIQSLIDNPPAPHNMNPVFAGRDWREISIGELVSPDDLRFVEVDTGIEEATNILIDTDAPVLLIRETPEHKTAVGTFDYSDLNTYLLLAAGLTRPDEDLLPAYEELARKARDNIPIPMRDVKELGRKEPLTTLPSSASLMMAVETFGGGVHRVVVIDEHRDSEVIGIVSQFRLVKFLWENGRCFPVLDQLYPQSLRDLKIGSHRVISINGDKMLSEALQLMHSEGISSVAVVDNHFNVVGNISTTDVKFMGYRSILTVVIGTSYSIALNGAHSTLSDWKHQRTVAAPISQRTGGPCAAGGPIYGRSICESGTPYAVDSSVCSAGGPVVRTPCGRSEPNRRVEPACSSQRIKPS